In a genomic window of Wyeomyia smithii strain HCP4-BCI-WySm-NY-G18 chromosome 1, ASM2978416v1, whole genome shotgun sequence:
- the LOC129718381 gene encoding carboxypeptidase D isoform X3, giving the protein MTKLAYKSTALTALVLCAGLAYAIQVPVPVDQISIANTNDRQDVVPPYGQSPLGYGAGKNEPRVYRPDTSSLDFVYHNHDDMTRYLRATTARYPNLTALYSIGKSVQGRDLWVMVVSSSPYEHMLGKPDVKYIGNIHGNEAVGRELLLHLIQYLITSYTSDPYIKWLLDNTRIHILPSLNPDGYAASKEGTCDGGQGRYNSRGFDLNRNFPDYFKQNSKRSQPETEAVKEWISKIQFILSGSLHGGALVASYPYDNTPNAKICRSSSTCAVFNSYVQQPSLTPDDDVFKHLSLTYANNHAKMSRGVACKSASPSFENGITNGAAWYPLTGGMQDFNYVWHGCMEVTLEVSCCKFPPAYELRKYWDDNQLSLIKFLAEAHRGVQGFVMDPNGSPIERAQLKIKGRDVGFVTTKYGEFWRILMPGVYKLEVFADGFVPRDVDFMVVEQHPTLLNVTMQPSKRNDGAYYRPIQTSQSQYRPQLAIPAAQSSGSNGSPADEGILSTLSNGFNSLVNNIFG; this is encoded by the exons ATGACGAAGCTGGCGTACAAATCAACTGCCCTGACAGCACTGGTACTGTGTGCTGGACTGGCCTATGCTATCCAGGTTCCCGTTCCAGTGGACCAGATCAGTATTGCCAACACAAACGATCGGCAGGATGTGGTTCCTCCGTACGGTCAATCGCCACTTGGATACGGCGCTGGTAAGAATGAACCACGTGTATATCGTCCGGATACTTCATCGCTGGATTTTGTGTACCACAACCACGATGATATGACGCGCTACCTGCGAGCAACTACTGCGAGGTATCCTAATTTAACCGCGCTGTACTCCATCGGCAAATCGGTACAGGGCCGGGATTTGTGGGTGATGGTCGTGTCGTCCTCACCGTACGAACATATGCTCGGCAAGCCGGATGTGAAGTATATTGGAAACATCCACGGTAATGAAGCCGTTGGTCGCGAACTGTTGCTTCATCTGATTCAGTACCTGATTACGAGCTACACCAGTGATCCCTACATCAAGTGGCTGTTGGACAACACGAGGATTCATATTCTACCTTCGCTAAATCCGGATGGGTATGCCGCTTCCAAGGAGGGTACCTGTGACGGAGGCCAAGGACGGTACAACTCTCGGGGATTCGATTTAAATCGTAACTTCCCAGACTACTTCAAGCAGAACAGCAAACGATCCCAGCCGGAAACGGAAGCCGTGAAAGAGTGGATCTCCAAGATACAGTTCATTCTCAGTGGATCTCTGCATGGAGGTGCTCTGGTTGCTAGCTACCCGTACGATAACACTCCCAATGCCA AGATCTGTCGATCTTCGTCGACTTGTGCCG TGTTCAACAGTTACGTCCAGCAGCCATCGCTGACACCGGACGACGATGTGTTCAAACATCTTTCGCTGACGTACGCCAACAACCACGCTAAGATGTCCCGGGGAGTAGCCTGCAAGTCCGCGTCGCCTTCTTTTGAAAACGGCATCACTAACGGTGCTGCCTGGTATCCGCTGACCGGGGGAATGCAGGACTTCAACTACGTGTGGCACGGATGCATGGAGGTTACGCTGGAAGTTTCCTGCTGCAAGTTTCCGCCGGCTTACGAACTGCGCAAATACTGGGACGACAACCAGCTGTCACTGATTAAGTTCCTGGCGGAAGCGCACCGAGGCGTGCAAGGTTTTGTGATGGATCCCAACGGCAGTCCGATAGAGCGAGCCCAGCTGAAGATCAAGGGTAGGGACGTGGGATTCGTCACCACGAAATACGGCGAATTCTGGAGAATTCTCATGCCGGGCGTGTACAAGCTCGAGGTGTTCGCGGACGGATTCGTTCCACGGGATGTAGACTTTATGGTTGTCGAGCAACATCCGACGCTGCTGAACGTCACCATGCAGCCGTCTAAG CGCAACGACGGCGCCTATTACCGACCCATCCAAACATCCCAGTCGCAGTATCGTCCCCAGCTGGCCATTCCGGCGGCCCAAAGCTCCGGCAGTAATGGCTCTCCCGCAGACGAGGGCATCCTCTCAACACTCAGCAACGGATTCAACAGTTTGGTGAACAACATTTTCGGCTAA
- the LOC129718381 gene encoding carboxypeptidase D isoform X2: protein MTKLAYKSTALTALVLCAGLAYAIQVPVPVDQISIANTNDRQDVVPPYGQSPLGYGAGKNEPRVYRPDTSSLDFVYHNHDDMTRYLRATTARYPNLTALYSIGKSVQGRDLWVMVVSSSPYEHMLGKPDVKYIGNIHGNEAVGRELLLHLIQYLITSYTSDPYIKWLLDNTRIHILPSLNPDGYAASKEGTCDGGQGRYNSRGFDLNRNFPDYFKQNSKRSQPETEAVKEWISKIQFILSGSLHGGALVASYPYDNTPNAMFNSYVQQPSLTPDDDVFKHLSLTYANNHAKMSRGVACKSASPSFENGITNGAAWYPLTGGMQDFNYVWHGCMEVTLEVSCCKFPPAYELRKYWDDNQLSLIKFLAEAHRGVQGFVMDPNGSPIERAQLKIKGRDVGFVTTKYGEFWRILMPGVYKLEVFADGFVPRDVDFMVVEQHPTLLNVTMQPSKSMSSESTPQDGRNNLTSPAAVTKLPTFAPLVVAKPTPARVRTTTTTTASTETEAEAKENHAAHNTEGPRVTGSDLTTPLPHQEIAAPTDRLVFT from the exons ATGACGAAGCTGGCGTACAAATCAACTGCCCTGACAGCACTGGTACTGTGTGCTGGACTGGCCTATGCTATCCAGGTTCCCGTTCCAGTGGACCAGATCAGTATTGCCAACACAAACGATCGGCAGGATGTGGTTCCTCCGTACGGTCAATCGCCACTTGGATACGGCGCTGGTAAGAATGAACCACGTGTATATCGTCCGGATACTTCATCGCTGGATTTTGTGTACCACAACCACGATGATATGACGCGCTACCTGCGAGCAACTACTGCGAGGTATCCTAATTTAACCGCGCTGTACTCCATCGGCAAATCGGTACAGGGCCGGGATTTGTGGGTGATGGTCGTGTCGTCCTCACCGTACGAACATATGCTCGGCAAGCCGGATGTGAAGTATATTGGAAACATCCACGGTAATGAAGCCGTTGGTCGCGAACTGTTGCTTCATCTGATTCAGTACCTGATTACGAGCTACACCAGTGATCCCTACATCAAGTGGCTGTTGGACAACACGAGGATTCATATTCTACCTTCGCTAAATCCGGATGGGTATGCCGCTTCCAAGGAGGGTACCTGTGACGGAGGCCAAGGACGGTACAACTCTCGGGGATTCGATTTAAATCGTAACTTCCCAGACTACTTCAAGCAGAACAGCAAACGATCCCAGCCGGAAACGGAAGCCGTGAAAGAGTGGATCTCCAAGATACAGTTCATTCTCAGTGGATCTCTGCATGGAGGTGCTCTGGTTGCTAGCTACCCGTACGATAACACTCCCAATGCCA TGTTCAACAGTTACGTCCAGCAGCCATCGCTGACACCGGACGACGATGTGTTCAAACATCTTTCGCTGACGTACGCCAACAACCACGCTAAGATGTCCCGGGGAGTAGCCTGCAAGTCCGCGTCGCCTTCTTTTGAAAACGGCATCACTAACGGTGCTGCCTGGTATCCGCTGACCGGGGGAATGCAGGACTTCAACTACGTGTGGCACGGATGCATGGAGGTTACGCTGGAAGTTTCCTGCTGCAAGTTTCCGCCGGCTTACGAACTGCGCAAATACTGGGACGACAACCAGCTGTCACTGATTAAGTTCCTGGCGGAAGCGCACCGAGGCGTGCAAGGTTTTGTGATGGATCCCAACGGCAGTCCGATAGAGCGAGCCCAGCTGAAGATCAAGGGTAGGGACGTGGGATTCGTCACCACGAAATACGGCGAATTCTGGAGAATTCTCATGCCGGGCGTGTACAAGCTCGAGGTGTTCGCGGACGGATTCGTTCCACGGGATGTAGACTTTATGGTTGTCGAGCAACATCCGACGCTGCTGAACGTCACCATGCAGCCGTCTAAG TCAATGTCATCCGAGAGCACCCCTCAGGATGGACGTAATAATCTTACATCGCCAGCAGCCGTCACAAAGTTACCCACGTTCGCTCCTCTAGTTGTCGCAAAACCAACTCCCGCTAGAGTTAGAACAACGACAACGACCACTGCCAGCACCGAAACGGAAGCGGAAGCCAAGGAAAACCATGCGGCCCACAACACGGAGGGTCCTCGAGTGACCGGCTCCGACTTGACCACTCCACTGCCGCATCAAGAGATCGCTGCTCCCACAGATCGGCTAGTCTTCACCTGA
- the LOC129718381 gene encoding carboxypeptidase D isoform X1 yields the protein MTKLAYKSTALTALVLCAGLAYAIQVPVPVDQISIANTNDRQDVVPPYGQSPLGYGAGKNEPRVYRPDTSSLDFVYHNHDDMTRYLRATTARYPNLTALYSIGKSVQGRDLWVMVVSSSPYEHMLGKPDVKYIGNIHGNEAVGRELLLHLIQYLITSYTSDPYIKWLLDNTRIHILPSLNPDGYAASKEGTCDGGQGRYNSRGFDLNRNFPDYFKQNSKRSQPETEAVKEWISKIQFILSGSLHGGALVASYPYDNTPNAKICRSSSTCAVFNSYVQQPSLTPDDDVFKHLSLTYANNHAKMSRGVACKSASPSFENGITNGAAWYPLTGGMQDFNYVWHGCMEVTLEVSCCKFPPAYELRKYWDDNQLSLIKFLAEAHRGVQGFVMDPNGSPIERAQLKIKGRDVGFVTTKYGEFWRILMPGVYKLEVFADGFVPRDVDFMVVEQHPTLLNVTMQPSKSMSSESTPQDGRNNLTSPAAVTKLPTFAPLVVAKPTPARVRTTTTTTASTETEAEAKENHAAHNTEGPRVTGSDLTTPLPHQEIAAPTDRLVFT from the exons ATGACGAAGCTGGCGTACAAATCAACTGCCCTGACAGCACTGGTACTGTGTGCTGGACTGGCCTATGCTATCCAGGTTCCCGTTCCAGTGGACCAGATCAGTATTGCCAACACAAACGATCGGCAGGATGTGGTTCCTCCGTACGGTCAATCGCCACTTGGATACGGCGCTGGTAAGAATGAACCACGTGTATATCGTCCGGATACTTCATCGCTGGATTTTGTGTACCACAACCACGATGATATGACGCGCTACCTGCGAGCAACTACTGCGAGGTATCCTAATTTAACCGCGCTGTACTCCATCGGCAAATCGGTACAGGGCCGGGATTTGTGGGTGATGGTCGTGTCGTCCTCACCGTACGAACATATGCTCGGCAAGCCGGATGTGAAGTATATTGGAAACATCCACGGTAATGAAGCCGTTGGTCGCGAACTGTTGCTTCATCTGATTCAGTACCTGATTACGAGCTACACCAGTGATCCCTACATCAAGTGGCTGTTGGACAACACGAGGATTCATATTCTACCTTCGCTAAATCCGGATGGGTATGCCGCTTCCAAGGAGGGTACCTGTGACGGAGGCCAAGGACGGTACAACTCTCGGGGATTCGATTTAAATCGTAACTTCCCAGACTACTTCAAGCAGAACAGCAAACGATCCCAGCCGGAAACGGAAGCCGTGAAAGAGTGGATCTCCAAGATACAGTTCATTCTCAGTGGATCTCTGCATGGAGGTGCTCTGGTTGCTAGCTACCCGTACGATAACACTCCCAATGCCA AGATCTGTCGATCTTCGTCGACTTGTGCCG TGTTCAACAGTTACGTCCAGCAGCCATCGCTGACACCGGACGACGATGTGTTCAAACATCTTTCGCTGACGTACGCCAACAACCACGCTAAGATGTCCCGGGGAGTAGCCTGCAAGTCCGCGTCGCCTTCTTTTGAAAACGGCATCACTAACGGTGCTGCCTGGTATCCGCTGACCGGGGGAATGCAGGACTTCAACTACGTGTGGCACGGATGCATGGAGGTTACGCTGGAAGTTTCCTGCTGCAAGTTTCCGCCGGCTTACGAACTGCGCAAATACTGGGACGACAACCAGCTGTCACTGATTAAGTTCCTGGCGGAAGCGCACCGAGGCGTGCAAGGTTTTGTGATGGATCCCAACGGCAGTCCGATAGAGCGAGCCCAGCTGAAGATCAAGGGTAGGGACGTGGGATTCGTCACCACGAAATACGGCGAATTCTGGAGAATTCTCATGCCGGGCGTGTACAAGCTCGAGGTGTTCGCGGACGGATTCGTTCCACGGGATGTAGACTTTATGGTTGTCGAGCAACATCCGACGCTGCTGAACGTCACCATGCAGCCGTCTAAG TCAATGTCATCCGAGAGCACCCCTCAGGATGGACGTAATAATCTTACATCGCCAGCAGCCGTCACAAAGTTACCCACGTTCGCTCCTCTAGTTGTCGCAAAACCAACTCCCGCTAGAGTTAGAACAACGACAACGACCACTGCCAGCACCGAAACGGAAGCGGAAGCCAAGGAAAACCATGCGGCCCACAACACGGAGGGTCCTCGAGTGACCGGCTCCGACTTGACCACTCCACTGCCGCATCAAGAGATCGCTGCTCCCACAGATCGGCTAGTCTTCACCTGA
- the LOC129718381 gene encoding carboxypeptidase D isoform X4 — translation MTKLAYKSTALTALVLCAGLAYAIQVPVPVDQISIANTNDRQDVVPPYGQSPLGYGAGKNEPRVYRPDTSSLDFVYHNHDDMTRYLRATTARYPNLTALYSIGKSVQGRDLWVMVVSSSPYEHMLGKPDVKYIGNIHGNEAVGRELLLHLIQYLITSYTSDPYIKWLLDNTRIHILPSLNPDGYAASKEGTCDGGQGRYNSRGFDLNRNFPDYFKQNSKRSQPETEAVKEWISKIQFILSGSLHGGALVASYPYDNTPNAKICRSSSTCAVFNSYVQQPSLTPDDDVFKHLSLTYANNHAKMSRGVACKSASPSFENGITNGAAWYPLTGGMQDFNYVWHGCMEVTLEVSCCKFPPAYELRKYWDDNQLSLIKFLAEAHRGVQGFVMDPNGSPIERAQLKIKGRDVGFVTTKYGEFWRILMPGVYKLEVFADGFVPRDVDFMVVEQHPTLLNVTMQPSKPYLFVNHLKPYNHHY, via the exons ATGACGAAGCTGGCGTACAAATCAACTGCCCTGACAGCACTGGTACTGTGTGCTGGACTGGCCTATGCTATCCAGGTTCCCGTTCCAGTGGACCAGATCAGTATTGCCAACACAAACGATCGGCAGGATGTGGTTCCTCCGTACGGTCAATCGCCACTTGGATACGGCGCTGGTAAGAATGAACCACGTGTATATCGTCCGGATACTTCATCGCTGGATTTTGTGTACCACAACCACGATGATATGACGCGCTACCTGCGAGCAACTACTGCGAGGTATCCTAATTTAACCGCGCTGTACTCCATCGGCAAATCGGTACAGGGCCGGGATTTGTGGGTGATGGTCGTGTCGTCCTCACCGTACGAACATATGCTCGGCAAGCCGGATGTGAAGTATATTGGAAACATCCACGGTAATGAAGCCGTTGGTCGCGAACTGTTGCTTCATCTGATTCAGTACCTGATTACGAGCTACACCAGTGATCCCTACATCAAGTGGCTGTTGGACAACACGAGGATTCATATTCTACCTTCGCTAAATCCGGATGGGTATGCCGCTTCCAAGGAGGGTACCTGTGACGGAGGCCAAGGACGGTACAACTCTCGGGGATTCGATTTAAATCGTAACTTCCCAGACTACTTCAAGCAGAACAGCAAACGATCCCAGCCGGAAACGGAAGCCGTGAAAGAGTGGATCTCCAAGATACAGTTCATTCTCAGTGGATCTCTGCATGGAGGTGCTCTGGTTGCTAGCTACCCGTACGATAACACTCCCAATGCCA AGATCTGTCGATCTTCGTCGACTTGTGCCG TGTTCAACAGTTACGTCCAGCAGCCATCGCTGACACCGGACGACGATGTGTTCAAACATCTTTCGCTGACGTACGCCAACAACCACGCTAAGATGTCCCGGGGAGTAGCCTGCAAGTCCGCGTCGCCTTCTTTTGAAAACGGCATCACTAACGGTGCTGCCTGGTATCCGCTGACCGGGGGAATGCAGGACTTCAACTACGTGTGGCACGGATGCATGGAGGTTACGCTGGAAGTTTCCTGCTGCAAGTTTCCGCCGGCTTACGAACTGCGCAAATACTGGGACGACAACCAGCTGTCACTGATTAAGTTCCTGGCGGAAGCGCACCGAGGCGTGCAAGGTTTTGTGATGGATCCCAACGGCAGTCCGATAGAGCGAGCCCAGCTGAAGATCAAGGGTAGGGACGTGGGATTCGTCACCACGAAATACGGCGAATTCTGGAGAATTCTCATGCCGGGCGTGTACAAGCTCGAGGTGTTCGCGGACGGATTCGTTCCACGGGATGTAGACTTTATGGTTGTCGAGCAACATCCGACGCTGCTGAACGTCACCATGCAGCCGTCTAAG CCGTACTTATTTGTAAACCACCTAAAACCCTATAACCATCATTATTAA